A single region of the Alosa alosa isolate M-15738 ecotype Scorff River chromosome 6, AALO_Geno_1.1, whole genome shotgun sequence genome encodes:
- the sox8a gene encoding LOW QUALITY PROTEIN: transcription factor SOX-8a (The sequence of the model RefSeq protein was modified relative to this genomic sequence to represent the inferred CDS: deleted 2 bases in 1 codon) produces the protein MLKMTEERDKTHMEPPCSPAGTNSSMSQDDSDSDAPSSPTGSDGHGSLLSSLGKKVDGEDDDRFPACIRDAVSQVLKGYDWSLVPMPARGNGSLKNKPHVKRPMNAFMVWAQAARRKLADQYPHLHNAELSKTLGKLWRLLSENEKRPFVEEAERLRVQHKKDHPDYKYQPRRRKSVKPGQNDSDSGAELGHQMYKTEPGMGGLAGLADGHHHPDHTGQPHGPPTPPTTPKTDLHHGGKGETKHEGRRLLDSSGGRQNIDFSNVDISELSTDVISNLEAFDVHEFDQYLPLNGHLAAGGTTNATGPSMPGPEHGHGPNAAAVGGPFGSPYSHAASAAWSRKSALGGPPPSSTAPPSADGAGHRPHIKTEQLSPSHYSEPPHASPSHPDYPPYPPQPCVSSAGSAASNASSFSSSPCDYTDLQSSSYYGPYAGYPSGLYQYPYFHSSRRAYGSPILNSLSLQSSHSPSANWEQPIYTTLSRP, from the exons atgttgaaaatgacagagGAACGCGACAAGACACACATGGAGCCCCCGTGCAGCCCTGCGGGCACCAACAGTTCCATGTCTCAGGATGACTCCGATTCTGATGCTCCGTCCTCCCCGACTGGCTCCGACGGACACGGCTCTCTGCTCTCGAGCTTGGGCAAAAAAGTGGATGGGGAAGACGACGACAGGTTCCCTGCCTGCATCAGAGATGCGGTTTCCCAAGTTCTTAAGGGATATGACTGGTCACTGGTTCCTATGCCCGCTCGGGGAAACGGCTCGCTAAAAAACAAACCTCACGTGAAGAGACCGATGAATGCCTTCATGGTGTGGGCGCAGGCTGCGCGCAGAAAGCTCGCGGATCAGTACCCCCATTTGCACAACGCCGAACTTAGCAAGACACTCGGAAAACTATGGCG TTTGTTATCAGAGAATGAGAAAAGGCCTTTTGTTGAGGAAGCTGAACGGCTGCGCGTCCAGCACAAGAAAGATCACCCCGACTACAAGTATCAGCCACGCCGGCGGAAAAGCGTGAAGCCGGGCCAGAACGACTCGGATTCGGGAGCTGAGCTGGGTCACCAAATGTACAAGACGGAACCCGGAATGGGCGGTTTGGCAGGGTTAGCGGACGGACACCATCACCCAGACCACACAG GTCAACCACACGGTCCTcccacaccccccaccacccctaaGACCGACCTGCACCACGGGGGCAAGGGTGAGACGAAGCACGAGGGCCGGCGTCTGCTCGACAGCAGTGGCGGGCGGCAGAACATCGACTTCAGCAACGTGGACATCTCCGAGCTGAGCACCGACGTCATCTCCAACCTGGAGGCCTTCGACGTGCACGAGTTCGACCAGTACCTGCCTCTCAACGGTCACCTGGCAGCCGGCGGCACCACCAATGCCACTGGCCCCAGCATGCCCGGCCCCGAACATGGCCATGGGCCCAACGCCGCCGCAGTAGGGGGTCCGTTCGGCTCGCCGTACAGCCACGCCGCCTCGGCCGCCTGGAGCCGCAAGAGCGCCCTCGGcggtccccccccc tcctccacggCGCCCCCCTCGGCCGACGGCGCCGGACATCGCCCCCACATTAAGACGGAGCAGCTGAGCCCCAGCCACTACAGCGAGCCCCCGCACGCGTCCCCCTCCCACCCCGACTACCCCCCTTACCCGCCCCAGCCCTGCGTCTCCTCGGCGGGCTCCGCCGCCTCCAacgcctcctccttctccagctCCCCGTGTGACTATACAGACCTGCAGAGCTCCAGCTACTACGGCCCCTACGCGGGCTACCCCTCCGGCCTCTACCAGTACCCCTACTTCCACTCCTCCCGGAGAGCCTACGGCAGCCCCATCCTCAACAGCCTCTCGCTGCAGTCCTCCCACAGTCCCTCGGCCAACTGGGAGCAGCCCATCTACACCACCCTGTCCAGGCCCTGA